A stretch of Pomacea canaliculata isolate SZHN2017 linkage group LG6, ASM307304v1, whole genome shotgun sequence DNA encodes these proteins:
- the LOC112565591 gene encoding uncharacterized protein LOC112565591, translated as MFPSKALEDHQESESIIIIILSPTALGIVFLQVASLWYHRIALKAVFYVVCALARFSAKGNVCFHSLHDDSKRCDDMREKIDDRQTRGFTDVKELKEKRGDVHFMKRNNTEYGCRRIILEQNNHQGLAPLLSRDKLTSCCTDKALGADLHQELELHRQYALPLCGDVGFEKPSHLVLDIIIPTTLAAPCLTSRVVVFSLREIALCKIQECTTIRACGAIARSRDKTFEKRSKKQFASEDRDVGEGEEVDGTSSSSLSPEYHDLHGAQSTSSFSQASEEDELPTKSVPEVGVASDDSNNNSSSSSPDNSRSCTSSSPENVSADDLNTSESGLGAVNHSSQTSQVNATVDRVHVGNRSSINMKSSPPMVCKQRQPTPEDFVGFLGKTEKMLMMDFVKMYKSLQLTPGDCTLNISKDEELNKKKGCEEDGRQKKEESLVEFDLAETLYLPSRLAPRYPVCATVNMMRAVQGNTNHLQPQQQQQQSLPLRAIHGNYENELHRLASLAYLPDLGFNLFMIPVAAAGFYFPEGEEAERLQCAFCNVAESVHSFRDRRPMDVHRELSPSCPLVLGQTSSNVTIADHAHSSAMHFLLSHQSDIRTDAQQRTWQPSAGLVTPEEPGRSDVVSSGTTDLSVDGEASVRQLPLPALPTAKGLAELQQTARPLSVAGSNSVPVIPATFEPLGKPFSASPASSTAGRVAGGQTVADHASAPRSFSSIQPQSSQPRQPVSSARREHDPPASTTEPSSGPPSTERKVVTYEQLGIINQKPVRPDLAVAATRISTFTAGEWPHMRTHPPELMAEAGFYYTAHVDLVRCFYCKGGLKTWMETDNPWIEHARWFPKCPYVRLCKGPKFVEAVRILNDPDTVREISMDSIKSEIRRMEEEERRNVEQIQPQSPVDSKPFLMLMTPKTDGAVASEVEMGAVGEEESFLETSGDDADSDRLEKLSTRLQSENEEMKGMTTCKICQQRQVNVLFLPCGHLIACAQCATALRTCAVCRQPVKGAVRVQSDSNDDDDEMEDQ; from the exons ATGTTTCCTTCAAAAGCTTTGGAAGACCATCAGGAATCAGagagcatcatcatcatcatcctaagTCCGACAGCTCTCGGCATCGTTTTCTTGCAGGTAGCTAGCCTATGGTATCACCGAATAGCCCTAAAAGCAGTTTTCTATGTCGTGTGCGCGCTAGCACGATTTTCGGCAAAGggcaatgtttgttttcattccctTCATGATGACAGCAAACGTTGTGATGACATGAGAGAGAAGATTGACGACAGGCAAACACGGGGCTTCACAGACgtcaaagaattaaaagaaaagcgAGGCGATGTACATTTCATGAAGCGAAATAATACCGAATACGGCTGCAGACGAATAATCCTCGAACAAAATAATCACCAGGGATTGGCACCACTGCTCAGTCGTGACAAGCTGACGTCATGCTGCACAGACAAGGCGTTGGGAGCAGACTTACACCAAGAACTGGAATTACATCGGCAATACGCCCTACCATTGTGTGGCGACGTAGGATTTGAAAAGCCTTCTCATCTCGTGCTCGACATCATTATCCCCACGACCCTTGCTGCCCCTTGTTTGACGTCGCGTGTAGTCGTTTTCTCACTGCGCGAGATCGCACTCTGCAAAATCCAGGAGTGCACCACCATAAGGGCATGCGGAGCGATCGCCAGGTCACGCGACAAAACCTTTGAGAAAAGGAGCAAAAAGCAGTTCGCGTCAGAGGACAGGGACGTCGGAGAGGGCGAGGAGGTTGACGGtacaagcagcagcagcttgtCTCCGGAATATCACGACTTGCACGGTGCTCAGAGCACGTCTTCCTTTTCACAAGCTTCAGAGGAAGACGAGCTGCCCACAAAGTCGGTTCCGGAAGTAGGCGTAGCTAGcgacgacagcaacaacaatagcagcagcagcagccccgACAACAGCAGGAGTTGCACGTCGTCCTCTCCGGAAAACGTCAGCGCTGATGATCTCAACACGAGTGAATCAGGTCTGGGAGCCGTGAACCACTCCAGTCAAACATCGCAAGTGAATGCCACCGTGGATAGAGTTCATGTAGGAAATAGAAGTTCCATAAATATGAAATCGAGCCCTCCCATGGTATGCAAGCAGAGGCAGCCGACGCCGGAAGACTTTGTTGGGTTCCtcggaaagacagaaaaaatgctGATGATGGACTTTGTAAAGATGTACAAGAGCCTTCAACTCACTCCTGGAGACTGCACATTGAACATTTCCAAAGACGAGGAACTGAACAAGAAGAAGGGATGTGAAGAAGATGGAAGgcagaaaaaagaggaaagtttGGTGGAGTTTGATTTGGCGGAAACGCTCTACCTACCCTCACGTCTAGCACCGCGGTATCCGGTCTGCGCGACGGTTAACATGATGAGGGCTGTGCAGGGCAACACCAACCATCTACAGccgcagcaacagcagcagcagtcgcTTCCCCTTCGTGCAATACATGGCAACTACGAGAACGAGCTGCACCGACTGGCAAGCCTGGCTTACCTCCCCGATTTGGGCTTCAACCTGTTCATGATCCCTGTGGCGGCAGCGGGCTTCTATTTCCCGGAAGGCGAAGAGGCGGAGCGATTGCAGTGCGCCTTTTGCAACGTGGCGGAGTCTGTGCACAGCTTTCGGGACAGGCGACCAATGGACGTCCACCGCGAGTTGTCTCCCAGCTGCCCCTTGGTGCTGGGCCAGACGAGCAGCAACGTCACCATCGCCGACCATGCCCACAGCTCGGCCATGCACTTCCTGTTGAGCCACCAATCTGACATCAGAACCGACGCCCAGCAACGAACATGGCAGCCATCTGCGGGTCTCGTGACGCCGGAAGAGCCTGGACGCTCAGATGTCGTTTCGTCCGGCACGACCGACCTTAGCGTGGATGGAGAAGCCTCAGTCAGGCAGTTGCCGCTGCCAGCACTGCCCACCGCCAAAGGACTCGCCGAATTGCAGCAGACAGCAAGGCCTTTGTCGGTCGCTGGTTCCAACAGCGTGCCCGTCATCCCTGCCACCTTCGAGCCTTTAGGGAAGCCGTTTTCGGCATCTCCAGCCTCGTCCACCGCGGGCCGAGTTGCTGGCGGTCAGACTGTGGCCGACCACGCGTCAGCGCCCCGATCTTTCTCGTCTATTCAGCCTCAGAGCAGCCAGCCGAGACAGCCTGTGTCATCCGCACGGCGAGAACACGATCCACCCGCCAGCACTACAGAACCGTCTAGTGGACCTCCTAGCACTGAGCGAAAG GTGGTTACATACGAGCAGTTGGGCATCATCAACCAAAAGCCAGTCAGGCCGGACCTAGCCGTGGCCGCCACTCGTATCAGCACCTTCACCGCTGGTGAATGGCCACATATGCGCACACACCCTCCTGAGCTTATGGCAGAGGCTGGATTTTACTATACAG cTCACGTAGACCTGGTGAGGTGTTTCTACTGCAAAGGTGGTCTCAAGACGTGGATGGAGACCGACAACCCATGGATCGAGCACGCGCGCTGGTTCCCCAAGTGCCCCTACGTGCGGCTGTGCAAGGGCCCCAAGTTCGTGGAAGCCGTCCGAATTCTTAACGACCCCGACACTGTACGAGAG atATCAATGGATAGTATCAAGAGTGAGATCAGAAGAATGGAGGAAGAGGAAA GGAGGAACGTGGAGCAGATCCAGCCGCAGTCTCCTGTGGACTCCAAGCCTTTTCTGATGCTGATGACACCAAAGACAGACGGTGCAGTGGCATCTGAGGTCGAGATGGGAGCTGTAGGAGAAGAGGAGTCGTTCCTGGAAACGTCTGGGGATGACGCCGACAGTGACCGCCTTGAGA